One Scleropages formosus chromosome 8, fSclFor1.1, whole genome shotgun sequence DNA window includes the following coding sequences:
- the LOC108936894 gene encoding uncharacterized protein LOC108936894: protein MSQSMVPAEESDIEGKESWEDLQAELINQQKQLAQDQQSGTVELKESWDDLQSEWMSQDQVKDSPESKDSEDALQSLQGQLYQDHLEDILELKESQGALQNELMCLQEQLSQYHLTDILGLKESQNALQSEFKGLQEQLFEFVPIIQDHLKDVHELNESQDSLESELKGLQEQLSQSMTTIQDLLKDILEMKEYQNELKNLQEQISQDHLKYILELKESQEALQSELKVMQEQLSQFIAQTQDQNNEIIELKEYRDALQNEIKGLKEKLSQLDKHSSVLSRSLLGKVPGQAVSRMQQVAVCPPSSVDINTTLSQQYQHHKELQGLVSSPLTMEGNGRTVDGSEMQSLPGEDDFELEPGQRLGYMWEESMFPPSPGDISRRVSQEFQHHDQLRDLMMEGDGRTVEGSEMQSLSGEVDLELEPGQRVSWMQQEGIAPPFSVDMRSRVSHQFQRHEQVHGVVSGFVMKDGSGSQMQAQELLNKYPTQTSILELQKQCEKLGGTTVQLMEGQSQQQKQIDMNRKESELMKKKLQHCWEVICKVVQAQADSEVENAAVIRKQIPTHYHCLSCNRRLDSMVPAPKPTLSGATSLPSQKPFPLRKVEEIQPHSQRQAEGVQSQVNGQDQPVEQGYRKQMQSRFPPIQGTTYGTGMTVFQHEQTQEISVSQSYGGSQALTYLKQRYTPLQRVSGLDKEKVDILGNDGHLYKGCASTRGMEHRSPFISKEALSQYAGLEIKDLTGNWIPKNMSLMSSMTVVHEL from the exons ATGTCTCAG TCAATGGTTCCAGCGGAGGAGAGCGATATTGAGGGGAAGGAGTCTTGGGAGGATCTTCAGGCTGAGCTGATAAACCAGCAAAAGCAGCTTGCCCAG GATCAGCAGAGTGGGACCGTTGAACTGAAGGAGTCCTGGGATGACCTTCAGAGTGAGTGGATGAGCCAG GACCAAGTCAAAGACAGCCCTGAGTCGAAGGATTCAGAGGATGCCCTTCAGAGTCTCCAAGGGCAGCTGTACCAG GACCACCTTGAAGATATTCTTGAGCTAAAGGAGTCCCAGGGTGCCCTTCAAAATGAATTGATGTGCCTGCAAGAGCAGCTGTCCCAG TATCATCTCACAGATATCCTGGGGCTGAAGGAGTCCCAGAATGCCCTTCAGAGTGAGTTCAAGGGGCTGCAAGAGCAGTTGTTTGAG TTTGTACCTATAATCCAGGACCATCTCAAAGATGTCCATGAGCTGAATGAGTCCCAGGATTCTCTTGAGAGTGAGTTGAAGGGCCTGCAAGAACAGCTGTCCCAG TCCATGACTACAATTCAGGACCTTCTCAAAGATATCCTTGAAATGAAAGAGTACCAAAATGAGTTGAAGAACCTGCAGGAGCAAATTTCACAG GACCATCTCAAATATATCCTTGAGCTGAAGGAGTCCCAGGAAGCCCTTCAGAGTGAGCTGAAGGTCATGCAAGAGCAGCTGTCCCAG TTCATAGCTCAGACCCAGGACCAGAACAATGAAATCATTGAACTAAAGGAGTACCGGGACGCCCTTCAGAATGAGATAAAGGGGCTGAAGGAGAAGTTGTCCCAG CTGGACAAGCATAGCTCGGTGCTGTCACGAAGCCTATTGGGGAAAGTGCCCGGGCAGGCAGTCAGCCGGATGCAGCAGGTGGCCGTCTGTCCTCCATCCTCTGTGGACATCAATACGACACTTAGCCAGCAGTACCAGCACCACAAGGAGCTCCAGGGGCTGGTCAGCAGCCCACTGACAATGGAGGGAAATGGCAGGACAGTGGATGGCTCAGAAATGCAG AGCCTGCCAGGGGAGGACGATTTTGAGCTGGAGCCAGGGCAGAGACTCGGCTACATGTGGGAGGAGTCCATGTTCCCCCCTTCCCCTGGGGACATCAGCAGGAGGGTTAGCCAGGAGTTCCAGCACCATGATCAGCTCCGGGATCTGATGATGGAAGGTGATGGCAGGACAGTGGAGGGCTCAGAAATGCAG AGCCTGTCAGGGGAGGTTGATCTGGAGCTAGAGCCAGGACAGAGGGTCAGCTGGATGCAACAAGAGGGCATCGCCCCACCTTTTTCTGTGGACATGAGAAGCAGAGTTAGCCATCAGTTCCAGCGCCACGAGCAGGTCCACGGTGTGGTCAGTGGCTTTGTGATGAAAGATGGCAGTGGCTCACAGATGCAG GCCCAGGAACTGCTTAACAAGTACCCTACACAAACAAGCATTTTGGAGCTCCAGAAACAATGTGAGAAGCTTGGTGGCACCACTGTCCAGCTTATGGAGGGCCAAAGCCAGCAGCAGAAGCAAATTGAT ATGAACCGCAAAGAGTCAGAATTGATGAAGAAAAAGCTGCAACATTGCTGGGAGGTCATCTGTAAGGTGGTGCAGGCTCAGGCCGACTCAGAGGTGGAAAATGCCGCTGTCATCAGGAA GCAGATCCCAACTCATTATCACTGCTTATCTTGCAACCGTCGCCTTGATTCGATGGTCCCTGCACC GAAACCGACTTTGTCCGGAGCAACCAGTCTGCCGTCACAAAAGCCCTTCCCTCTGAGGAAGGTGGAAGAGATCCAACCGCATTCccagag ACAGGCAGAGGGTGTGCAGAGCCAGGTAAATGGCCAAGATCAGCCTGTGGAGCAGGGCTACAGAAAGCAGATGCAATCCCGCTTCCCACCCATCCAAGGCACTACATATGGGACCGGAATGACTGTTTTCCAGCA TGAACAAACTCAAGAGATTTCAGTGTCCCAGAGCTATGGTGGCAGCCAGGCTTTGACCTACTTAAAACAGCGCTATACACCCTTGCAGCGAGTCTCAGGCCTGGATAAGGAGAAGGTGGACATCCTAGGAAATGATGGGCACCTCTACAAAGGCTGTGCTAGCACCAGAGGCATGGAGCACAGGTCTCCCTTCATCTCCAAAGAGG CGCTTAGCCAATATGCAGGACTGGAGATAAAGGACCTCACTGGAAACTGGATCCCCAAAAATATGTCTCTGATGAG TTCCATGACGGTGGTGCATGAGCTGTAA
- the LOC108936821 gene encoding forkhead box protein J1-A-like: MLSERAADFWPEIDVGSEEEVVTAVMEKEMLDSGICNGGGASVCIDDSLTSLQWLQEFSIGGGQQQGLPLSSWRHHHHHHHHHQGSQQFLNPEAPTSPLAGEPASVGTFHTPGIPTAAAYSRVPSSCSPSCTAGCGDSPGQSDCKPNPYVKPPYSYATLICMAMKSSNKAKVSLSYIYKWIKDNFCYFRYADSSWQNSVRHNLSLNKCFIKVPRQKHEPGKGGYWTMDLQYAERLLSGAIRRHRPLPVRVNSALQPPANKTSQQLLQEFEGVMGASLKPNTQPASGKLSSMYKDIVPAACKELTTQVPQCSISPLLSTSEPTELGSLRGVFDWDDGLLRSTLDGDLGLDMVGPQSSIGREEEEVASASFTQSSIFLDLSQGSLDLEEEMPPATTFLHRLWSERDDEGEGVTDLLGGPAVSPDQLFDFGNFGNKNDTLV, from the exons ATGCTGTCTGAGAGAGCTGCCGACTTCTGGCCGGAGATTGACGTTGGCTCGGAGGAGGAGGTTGTGACTGCTGTCATGGAGAAGGAGATGCTGGACAGTGGAATCTGCAATGGAGGGGGAGCCTCAGTCTGCATCGACGACAGTCTGACCAGCCTGCAGTGGCTGCAAGAGTTCTCCATTGGTGGGGGCCAACAGCAGGGGTTGCCACTGAGTTCGTGGagacaccaccaccaccaccaccaccaccatcaggGGTCCCAGCAGTTTCTGAATCCAGAAGCCCCCACATCCCCACTGGCAGGCGAGCCCGCCTCTGTTGGCACATTTCACACCCCAGGCATACCCACGGCAGCGGCCTACTCCAGGGTCCCCTCCTCGTGCAGCCCCTCGTGCACGGCCGGCTGTGGAGACAGTCCCGGTCAGTCTGACTGTAAGCCCAACCCGTATGTGAAGCCCCCCTACTCTTACGCAACCCTCATCTGCATGGCAATGAAATCCAGCAACAAGGCCAAGGTTTCCCTCTCTTACATCTACAAGTGGATAAAAGACAACTTCTGTTACTTCCGCTATGCTGATTCGTCCTGGCAG AACTCAGTCCGACACAATTTGTCCCTCAACAAGTGCTTCATCAAGGTGCCGCGGCAAAAACACGAGCCGGGAAAGGGGGGTTATTGGACAATGGACCTCCAATATGCTGAGCGCCTGTTGAGCGGGGCCATTCGGAGGCATCGCCCCTTGCCGGTACGGGTCAACTCCGCATTGCAGCCGCCTGCGAACAAAACTtcccagcagctcctgcaggagTTTGAAGGGGTGATGGGAGCAAGCTTGAAGccaaacacacaacctgcaagTGGAAAACTGTCCAGCATGTACAAGGACATCGTTCCTGCAGCCTGCAAAGAACTTACAACCCAAGTCCCACAATGCTCCATCTCCCCCCTGTTGTCCACAAGCGAGCCGACGGAGCTGGGCTCACTCAGAGGGGTCTTCGACTGGGATGACGGCCTCCTGAGGTCGACGCTGGATGGGGACCTGGGTCTGGACATGGTTGGCCCACAGAGCTCCATTGgtagggaggaggaggaggtggcatcTGCCAGTTTTACCCAGAGCTCCATCTTTCTAGATCTTTCGCAGGGCAGCCTGGACTTGGAGGAGGAGATGCCTCCAGCCACCACGTTCCTACATCGCCTCTGGTCAGAGAGAGACGATGAGGGAGAAGGAGTAACTGACCTCCTTGGAGGTCCTGCAGTCAGCCCCGACCAGCTGTTTGACTTTGGAAACTTTGGTAATAAGAATGACACTCTGGTGTAA